In a single window of the Nicotiana tomentosiformis chromosome 8, ASM39032v3, whole genome shotgun sequence genome:
- the LOC104087089 gene encoding myosin-2-like isoform X4 — MLSVSAPSRTRSSLEEMLESLKQRDENEKPKDIPPALPARPKLASRTRPPSPKRTLPNNTKENRSVVELENGKKEEVKGKRGNMFGAKKGKEMIMEFSESPYVNSFSVEKEYRQRFWEKDGAKLDNNRLPYSLPKFREDEWNDNISYFIEKKLRVWCRLKSSQWELGQIQSTSGDKASVLLSDGSVVAVPVGELLPANPDILSGMDNLIQLCYLNEPSVLHNLQYRYAQDRIYTKAGPVLIAVNPFKKIQLYGNELVTAYRQKLLDDPHIYSTADTAYSQMMEDEINQSIIISGESGSGKTETAKYAIEYLAMISGGNNRIESEVLQTSCILEAFGNAKTPRNNNSTRFGKLIEIYFSAEGGICGANVQTSLLEKSRVVQLAHGERSYHIFYQLCAGAPSALRDKLKLKGASDYNFLNQSDCLVIHDVHDAKKFHMLVKALNTMGMSESDQEHAFQMVAAVLWLGNITFQAIGSENYVEVAQSEAVINAASLLGCSANDFMLALSTRRMQTGKDKVVKSLTMQQAIDTRDALAKFIYANLFDWIVDKINKSLAMGKEKTARTINIVDIYGFESFEKNSFEQLCINYANERLQQHFNRHLFKLEQEEYELDGIDWTKVDFQDNQECLDLFEKKSIGLISLLDEESNFHKATDLTFANKLKQHLKANPCYIGDREEFGIHHYAGEVIYDTSGFLEKNRDTVHSDIIQLLSSSSEHLPKSFASSFANQSADFQKQTVATKFKDLLFKLMQQLESTAPHFVCCIKPNNKQVPGMYNNDLVFEQLRCSGLLDIARISRSGYPTRMTHQEFSKRYGVLLPQVHESKDPLSMSVAILRQFDILPEMYQVGYTKLYFRAGQIAALEDVRKQVLQGTLEVPKCYSGHCARRHFLELEGVIIILQSFVRGEIARRQYNASLESKRKAANKENDKQLVAVVQIQSAIRCWLAQRHLNQLQSLKKLNQDREKQGRKTLEVKNCSVCFRINIFKNLVACCVKPVLGLPCRNFTFCCRRLRKARYGG, encoded by the exons ATGTTGTCCGTTTCGGCACCGTCGAGAACACGCAGTTCTCTGGAAGAAATGCTGGAATCACTCAAGCAAAGGGATGAGAATGAGAAGCCCAAAGATATACCACCGGCATTACCGGCCCGGCCCAAATTAGCTTCCAGAACTAGGCCTCCTTCTCCTAAGAGAACATTGCCCAATAATACTAAAGAAAATCGCAGTGTTGTTGAATTGGAGAATGGGAAGAAAGAAGAGGTTAAAGGGAAAAGAGGAAATATGTTTGGGGCCAAAAAGGGTAAAGAGATGATAATGGAGTTTAGTGAGTCACCTTATGTTAATTCATTTTCAGTAGAAAAGGAATATAGACAGAGATTTTGGGAAAAAGATGGGGCAAAGCTTGATAATAACAGACTTCCTTATTCACTCCCAAAGTTTCGCGAGGATGAGTGGAATGACAACATCAGTTATTTTATTGAGAAG AAGCTTCGTGTCTGGTGCCGTCTGAAAAGTAGTCAATGGGAACTAGGACAAATACAATCAACTTCTGGAGACAAAGCTTCGGTATTGCTTTCTGATGGCAGT GTTGTGGCGGTGCCTGTTGGAGAGCTTTTACCTGCAAATCCAGATATTCTTTCGGGCATGGATAATCTCATACAACTTTGTTATCTCAATGAGCCATCAGTTCTTCACAACCTCCAATATAGATATGCTCAGGATAGAATATAT ACTAAGGCGGGCCCTGTTCTAATAGCAGTCAATCCCTTCAAAAAGATCCAATTGTATGGAAACGAACTTGTTACAGCTTACAGGCAGAAACTCTTGGATGATCCTCACATTTATTCTACTGCCGACACTGCCTACAGTCAAATGATGGAAG ATGAAATAAATCAATCCATCATCATAAG TGGGGAAAGTGGATCTGGGAAGACGGAAACAGCAAAATACGCGATTGAATACTTGGCTATGATTAGTGGAGGAAACAATCGGATAGAAAGCGAGGTTCTGCAGACAAGTTGCATATTGGAGGCTTTTGGGAATGCCAAAACTCCCAGGAATAACAACTCCACTCGATTT GGAAAGTTGATTGAAATTTATTTTAGTGCAGAGGGAGGAATTTGTGGTGCTAATGTACAAACAT CTCTTCTCGAAAAG TCAAGAGTGGTTCAACTGGCTCATGGCGAGAGGTCTTACCATATCTTTTACCAGCTATGTGCTGGGGCTCCATCTGCTTTGAGAG ATAAACTTAAGCTGAAAGGTGCTTCAGACtacaactttctcaaccagagtGATTGCTTGGTGATCCATGATGTTCATGACGCGAAGAAGTTTCACATGCTTGTG AAAGCCCTAAACACAATGGGGATGTCCGAAAGTGACCAAGAGCATGCTTTTCAGATGGTTGCTGCAGTGCTATGGCTGGGAAACATAACATTCCAAGCAATTGGCAGTGAAAACTATGTTGAAGTTGCACAAAGTGAAG CCGTTATAAATGCTGCTAGCTTGTTGGGCTGTAGTGCCAATGACTTCATGCTAGCTTTATCAACCAGGAGAATGCAAACTGGCAAGGATAAGGTTGTCAAGAGTTTAACCATGCAGCAG GCAATTGATACAAGAGATGCATTGGCGAAGTTCATCTATGCAAACCTTTTTGACTGGATAGTGGATAAAATTAATAAATCTCTTGCAATGGGTAAAGAAAAGACTGCTAGAACCATAAATATCGTAGATATTTATGGCTTCGAATCATTTGAG AAAAATAGCTTTGAACAACTTTGCATAAACTATGCAAATGAGAGGCTCCAGCAGCATTTCAACCGACATCTGTTCAAACTTGAGCAAGAA GAATATGAATTGGATGGAATTGATTGGACAAAAGTAGATTTTCAAGACAACCAAGAGTGCTTGGATCTTTTTGAGAAG AAATCCATTGGGCTGATATCTTTATTGGATGAAGAGTCAAATTTTCATAAAGCGACTGACTTGACCTTTGCCAATAAGCTTAAGCAGCACCTGAAAGCTAACCCTTGCTATATAGGAGATAGAGAAGAATTTGGCATTCACCATTATGCTGGAGAG GTCATCTATGACACAAGTGGCTTCTTGGAGAAGAATAGAGATACGGTGCACTCTGACATTATTCAGCTACTCTCGTCAAGCAgtgaacacttacccaagtcattTGCCTCTTCTTTTGCTAATCAGTCTGCAGATTTTCAGAAGCAAACAGTTGCTACTAAATTTAAG GACCTATTGTTCAAATTGATGCAGCAGTTGGAAAGTACTGCGCCACACTTTGTTTGTTGCATAAAACCGAACAATAAGCAGGTTCCTGGCATGTACAATAATGATCTTGTCTTTGAGCAGCTCAGGTGCTCTGGTCTTCTTGACATTGCTAGGATCTCTAGATCTGGGTATCCTACTAGGATGACACATCAAGAATTCTCTAAAAG GTATGGTGTCCTTCTTCCGCAAGTTCATGAATCCAAAGATCCCTTAAGCATGTCAGTTGCAATTCTGCGGCAATTTGATATCCTTCCCGAAATGTACCAAGTTGGGTATACAAAGTTATATTTCCGGGCAGGACAG ATTGCTGCACTGGAGGATGTGAGAAAACAAGTTTTGCAAGGCACTCTTGAGGTACCGAAGTGCTACAGTGGTCATTGTGCTCGTCGTCACTTCCTTGAGCTCGAAGGAGTCATCATCATACTCCAGTCAT TCGTTCGTGGTGAAATTGCTAGAAGGCAGTATAATGCATCTCTGGAGTCGAAACGAAAGGCTGCTAACAAAGAAAACGACAAGCAGCTGGTGGCTGTTGTGCAGATACAATCAG CAATTCGTTGCTGGTTGGCACAGAGGCATCTTAATCAGCTGCAGAGTTTGAAAAAGTTAAACCAAGATAGAGAAAAACAAGGCAGAAAGACGCTGGAGGTGAAG AATTGTAGTGTCTGCTTCAGGATTAATATCTTTAAGAATTTGGTGGCCTGTTGCGTGAAGCCAGTTTTAG GACTTCCCTGCAGAAATTTTACCTTCTGTTGTAGAAGACTTCGAAAGGCGCGTTATGGTGGCTGA